Proteins from one Deinococcus apachensis DSM 19763 genomic window:
- a CDS encoding ABC transporter permease, translating to MTVNPDTAALSTPGQEAAAPRRQGGLGLGGAFSIAWRAIIGTPMRSILTALGVIIGVAAVVALTAIGQGSTAGVTRNLESLGTNLLTVQSARGRPGGSLVRGGPNQTVTVEDAEALATAFGSRVAGVAPTAQSSVQAKVGSSNTQVTVLGTWPAYETVRNSPVESGSYFTQADVDSRKRTAVIGSQVVADLFADGSDPVGQRIRLGAVTFTVVGVLPDKGNSGFGNANSQVLIPLSTYIQRFSRTNSASGQPTVNNVYIQAADKNDLDQLQADITALMSERHKQTDPSNLDFQVQNQADALASLNSVTTTLTLLVGAIAGISLIVGGIGIMNIMLVSVTERTREIGVRKALGAKPRDILTQFLVEAALLSIGGGVIGLALGIGAAYAGNTFGISPVFSATPILVAFAFSALVGVFFGYYPAARAARLDPVDSLRYE from the coding sequence ATGACCGTCAACCCTGATACCGCGGCCCTCAGCACTCCGGGACAGGAGGCTGCGGCCCCCAGGCGACAGGGCGGGCTGGGTCTGGGCGGTGCTTTCAGCATCGCCTGGCGCGCGATCATCGGCACCCCAATGCGCTCGATCCTGACCGCGCTGGGCGTGATCATCGGCGTGGCGGCAGTCGTGGCCTTGACCGCCATCGGGCAGGGGAGCACGGCGGGCGTGACGCGCAACCTCGAATCGCTGGGGACCAACCTGCTCACCGTGCAGAGCGCGCGGGGTCGGCCCGGCGGGAGCCTGGTGCGCGGCGGCCCCAACCAGACCGTGACCGTGGAGGACGCCGAGGCCCTGGCAACCGCTTTCGGAAGCCGGGTGGCGGGCGTGGCCCCGACGGCGCAGAGCAGCGTGCAGGCCAAGGTGGGGAGCAGCAACACGCAGGTCACCGTGCTGGGCACCTGGCCCGCCTACGAGACGGTGCGGAATAGCCCGGTGGAGAGCGGCAGTTACTTCACCCAGGCCGACGTGGACAGCCGCAAACGCACGGCGGTGATCGGCTCGCAGGTCGTGGCCGACCTCTTCGCGGACGGCAGCGACCCGGTGGGGCAGAGGATTCGCCTCGGCGCCGTCACCTTCACGGTCGTCGGCGTGCTGCCCGACAAGGGGAACAGCGGCTTCGGCAACGCGAACAGCCAGGTCCTGATTCCCCTCAGCACCTACATCCAGCGTTTCTCGCGCACGAACAGCGCGAGCGGCCAGCCGACCGTCAACAACGTCTACATTCAGGCCGCCGACAAGAACGACCTCGACCAGCTCCAGGCGGACATCACCGCCCTGATGAGCGAGCGGCACAAGCAGACCGACCCCAGCAACCTCGACTTCCAGGTGCAGAACCAGGCCGACGCCCTCGCCAGCCTGAACAGCGTGACAACCACCCTGACGCTGTTGGTGGGCGCCATCGCCGGGATCAGCCTGATCGTGGGCGGCATCGGGATCATGAACATCATGCTCGTCAGCGTGACCGAGCGCACCCGCGAGATCGGCGTGCGGAAGGCGCTGGGTGCCAAGCCACGCGACATCCTCACGCAATTTCTGGTGGAGGCCGCGCTGCTCTCCATCGGCGGCGGCGTGATTGGCCTCGCTCTCGGAATCGGCGCTGCCTACGCCGGAAACACCTTCGGGATCAGCCCGGTCTTCTCGGCCACGCCCATCCTCGTCGCCTTCGCCTTCAGCGCCCTCGTCGGCGTGTTCTTCGGGTACTACCCGGCGGCGCGGGCCGCGAGGCTCGACCCGGTGGACAGCCTGCGGTACGAGTAG
- a CDS encoding ABC transporter ATP-binding protein: MTAPASLVRPPALAVPVVNLQGIHKTYAQGDVVFEALKGVSLQIAQGEMVALMGPSGSGKTTLMQIIGLLDRPGAGSYHLGGRDVTTLSENERAEARNREIGFVFQAFHLLPRQTLLENVEVPLTYAGVPARERRERAMGMLTRVGLADKAGNLPSQISGGQKQRVAIARALAGRPRLLLADEPTGNLDTRTSEEVMALFAELHAEGTTVLIVTHEADIGAYAERVVRVRDGLIERDERQKPYRPGGTA, encoded by the coding sequence ATGACCGCGCCCGCCTCTCTCGTCCGTCCCCCCGCCCTCGCCGTCCCGGTGGTGAACCTGCAAGGCATCCACAAGACCTACGCGCAGGGCGACGTGGTGTTCGAGGCATTGAAGGGCGTCAGTCTCCAGATCGCGCAGGGCGAGATGGTCGCGCTGATGGGGCCTTCCGGCTCCGGCAAGACGACGTTGATGCAGATCATCGGCCTGCTCGACCGGCCCGGCGCGGGCAGCTACCATCTCGGGGGCCGCGACGTGACCACCCTCTCGGAGAACGAGCGGGCGGAGGCGCGCAACCGCGAGATCGGCTTCGTCTTCCAGGCCTTCCACCTGCTGCCCCGGCAGACGCTGCTGGAGAACGTGGAGGTGCCCCTCACCTACGCGGGCGTTCCCGCACGGGAGCGGCGTGAGCGGGCGATGGGGATGCTGACGCGGGTGGGGCTGGCGGACAAGGCCGGGAACCTCCCCAGCCAGATCAGCGGCGGGCAGAAGCAGCGCGTCGCCATTGCCCGCGCCCTCGCCGGTCGCCCCCGCCTGCTGCTGGCCGACGAGCCGACCGGGAACCTCGACACCCGGACGAGTGAGGAGGTCATGGCCCTCTTCGCCGAGCTGCACGCCGAAGGCACCACCGTCCTGATCGTCACACACGAGGCGGACATCGGCGCCTATGCCGAGCGGGTGGTCCGGGTGCGCGACGGCCTGATCGAGCGCGACGAGCGGCAGAAGCCTTACCGGCCGGGAGGAACCGCATGA
- a CDS encoding efflux RND transporter periplasmic adaptor subunit, which produces MTTPPTTTTAVTPRPVRRRGRWPWVLAGLLLVGGVGGGVWYTRTHSAQTQTAAAETQLQTVQPGTVRVSVSGPGTLEAAATRTIGVDRNVTVGTLPAVGERVTKGQLLTTLTSDDVTANVTTAELNLQKARATLDALRATQASSRVQQQSSITQADANVTSAQQTLSDAERALTTAQTTLNAQERLAAIGAVSAQDLASARTAVADAQAKVQSARSSLESARASAASARTQQQAGTESDAQDLRNSQIAVQQAEENLATARKARADLKVYAPISGVVSAVNATEGAVIGTSSDTTLLTLLDDTTLNLPVQVDETEISGVKVGQTAEVTLDAYENDTFTGKVVRVSPGATQSNGISVFTATVSLPNTDGKLRPGMTAEAEIIQSEASGLVVPTKAIQSVRDRSYVLVQGVEGTEPERTRVTVGATDGTNTIVEDGLTAGQQIVVPGSTRSSTSTSSSNRQGQGGFGGPPGGGFGGAP; this is translated from the coding sequence ATGACGACCCCACCCACCACGACCACGGCGGTGACCCCCCGCCCGGTGCGGCGCCGGGGGCGCTGGCCGTGGGTCCTCGCGGGCCTGCTCCTGGTCGGCGGGGTGGGGGGCGGCGTGTGGTACACCCGCACCCACTCCGCGCAGACGCAGACCGCAGCCGCCGAGACGCAGCTTCAGACCGTCCAGCCCGGCACCGTGCGCGTCAGCGTGAGCGGCCCCGGCACCCTGGAGGCTGCCGCGACCCGCACCATCGGCGTGGACCGCAACGTGACGGTGGGAACCCTGCCCGCCGTCGGGGAGCGGGTCACCAAGGGCCAGCTCCTGACCACCCTCACGAGTGACGACGTGACGGCGAACGTCACCACCGCCGAGCTGAACCTGCAAAAGGCCCGCGCAACCCTCGACGCCCTGCGCGCCACCCAGGCGTCGAGCCGGGTGCAGCAGCAGAGCAGCATCACTCAGGCGGACGCGAACGTCACCTCGGCCCAGCAGACGCTGAGTGACGCCGAGCGGGCACTGACCACCGCCCAGACGACCCTGAACGCGCAGGAACGCCTCGCCGCCATCGGGGCCGTGAGCGCCCAGGACCTCGCCAGCGCGCGGACGGCCGTGGCGGACGCGCAGGCCAAGGTCCAGAGTGCGCGTAGCAGCCTGGAGAGCGCCCGCGCGAGCGCCGCCAGCGCCCGCACCCAGCAGCAGGCGGGAACCGAGAGCGACGCCCAGGACCTCCGCAACTCCCAGATCGCCGTGCAGCAGGCGGAGGAGAATCTGGCGACCGCCCGCAAGGCCCGGGCCGACCTCAAGGTCTACGCCCCCATCAGCGGCGTGGTGAGCGCCGTCAACGCCACCGAGGGCGCAGTGATCGGCACGAGCAGCGACACGACCCTCCTCACCCTCCTTGACGACACCACCCTCAACCTCCCCGTGCAGGTGGACGAGACCGAGATCTCGGGCGTGAAGGTCGGGCAGACGGCGGAAGTGACCCTGGATGCCTACGAGAACGACACCTTTACCGGCAAGGTAGTGCGGGTGTCACCGGGGGCCACCCAGTCCAACGGTATCAGCGTCTTCACGGCGACCGTCAGCCTGCCGAACACGGACGGCAAACTGCGCCCGGGCATGACCGCCGAGGCGGAGATTATCCAGAGCGAGGCGTCCGGGCTCGTCGTGCCCACGAAGGCCATCCAGTCCGTCCGGGATCGCAGCTACGTCCTGGTGCAGGGGGTGGAGGGCACCGAACCCGAGCGCACCCGTGTCACCGTGGGCGCGACCGACGGCACGAACACGATTGTCGAGGACGGCCTGACGGCGGGGCAGCAAATCGTCGTGCCGGGCAGCACCCGGAGCAGCACCTCCACTTCCAGCTCGAACCGGCAGGGGCAGGGCGGCTTTGGCGGACCTCCCGGCGGGGGCTTCGGGGGGGCGCCATGA
- a CDS encoding TolC family protein, which produces MHTLTRTPTLTLALGLALLVPTAAAQSTVTVTQAVQAALTNGTDVRTAQANLEKATAANRAAQADPSTLAAAKLSAQQGQALATVQLRAARLSTLQNAVNAYTALYEAQENVELQTLQNAVNQKALQVAQVKQSVGNATALDVQKAQNTLAGSAQDLADARAQVNLASAKMASLTGLASGVRAAGLTTIPTLKTSLAGLRSGLDENLTSVVSAQQDVAAAQLTVKLSDNDFTPARTLQDARTALANAQRTLDAAQKNASTALASAYQTAQNAAEQLKVAASREAAAGKSYTQDAARLKSGTISAVDLQQTQLALKQAQYARLQAQDNVLESLAALSAAAGQNLTGIGGTL; this is translated from the coding sequence ATGCACACCTTGACCCGCACCCCAACCCTGACCCTGGCCCTCGGACTCGCCCTGCTCGTGCCCACCGCCGCTGCCCAATCCACGGTCACCGTTACCCAGGCGGTGCAGGCCGCGCTCACGAATGGCACCGACGTGCGGACCGCACAGGCCAACCTCGAAAAGGCGACGGCCGCGAACCGGGCCGCGCAGGCCGACCCCAGCACCCTCGCGGCGGCCAAGCTCTCCGCGCAGCAGGGGCAGGCGCTCGCCACCGTGCAGCTCCGCGCGGCGCGGCTCTCCACCCTCCAGAACGCCGTGAACGCCTACACCGCCCTCTACGAGGCGCAGGAGAACGTGGAACTCCAGACCCTCCAGAACGCGGTCAACCAGAAGGCCCTCCAGGTCGCGCAGGTCAAGCAGAGCGTGGGCAACGCGACCGCCCTCGACGTGCAGAAGGCGCAGAACACCCTGGCGGGCAGCGCCCAGGACCTCGCCGACGCGCGGGCGCAGGTCAACCTCGCCTCGGCCAAGATGGCGAGCCTGACCGGGTTGGCGAGCGGGGTGCGGGCGGCGGGGCTGACCACGATTCCGACCCTGAAAACCAGCCTGGCGGGGCTCCGCTCGGGGCTGGATGAGAACCTCACCTCGGTGGTCTCGGCGCAGCAGGATGTGGCCGCCGCGCAGCTCACCGTCAAGCTCTCGGACAACGACTTCACGCCCGCCCGCACCCTGCAAGATGCCCGCACGGCGCTCGCCAACGCGCAGCGCACGCTGGACGCCGCGCAGAAGAACGCAAGTACGGCGCTGGCCTCGGCGTACCAGACCGCGCAGAACGCCGCCGAGCAGCTCAAGGTCGCCGCGAGCCGCGAGGCCGCCGCCGGGAAGAGCTACACGCAGGACGCGGCCCGTCTGAAAAGCGGCACAATCAGCGCCGTTGACCTCCAGCAGACCCAGCTCGCGTTGAAGCAGGCGCAGTACGCCCGGCTCCAGGCGCAGGACAACGTGCTTGAATCGCTCGCCGCGCTGTCGGCGGCGGCGGGGCAGAACCTCACCGGGATTGGAGGCACCCTATGA
- a CDS encoding TolC family protein, translating into MTSPPPRFPFLRTLTLALLLGAGDGQAQTTPAQTQTTQTQTAASSTLTLDSALARLAQAPSVTQAQLSVQVAQENLNAARSALGLSVSVTGSASYTGGSTTTAEDGTATSTVGSLGGSAGVQASLGLLPWSSGQSSLRTAQRSLTLAQANLTAAQASARLNVYQQYLAAVVAQQDVTLATQTLALRQRQLEIARTQQAQNNATQEGVLSAQANVQLAQGSLTEAQSSLESARLNLAAVLNQSLTSVTFSTQPAGTFTLPDLNPLVAHARANTVDVVQAQNNLATAQDTLETQQRDQRLPDLTASVRYGPAGSGGLSASLDVKEGNAAIGYSVPFGASGGNASNRVVASITGSYVVYSPAARAQVSAAQANVTQAQLTVQVAQQNAELGVRTLYGTAQTDLIALQARQTQVEVAQAALNAAQARLSAGTGTADDVTAAQISLAQAGRDLVQARATVQLALIRLVNAAGGSQ; encoded by the coding sequence ATGACGAGCCCTCCCCCCCGCTTCCCCTTTCTCCGAACGCTGACGCTCGCGCTGCTGCTGGGGGCGGGTGACGGGCAGGCGCAGACCACACCGGCCCAGACCCAGACCACCCAGACGCAGACGGCCGCGTCCTCCACCCTGACGCTCGACTCGGCCCTGGCCCGGCTGGCGCAGGCGCCCAGCGTCACCCAGGCGCAGCTCAGCGTGCAGGTTGCGCAGGAGAACCTGAACGCGGCCCGCAGCGCCCTGGGCCTGAGCGTCAGCGTGACGGGGAGTGCCAGCTACACGGGGGGCTCCACGACTACGGCCGAGGACGGCACGGCCACTTCTACCGTGGGCAGTCTGGGGGGCAGCGCGGGCGTCCAGGCCAGCCTCGGGCTGCTCCCTTGGTCGAGCGGGCAGTCGAGCCTCCGCACCGCGCAGCGCAGCCTGACGCTGGCGCAGGCGAACCTGACGGCGGCCCAGGCCAGCGCCAGGCTGAATGTCTACCAGCAGTACCTCGCGGCGGTCGTCGCCCAGCAGGACGTGACGCTCGCCACGCAGACCCTCGCCCTACGCCAGCGGCAACTGGAGATCGCGCGGACGCAGCAGGCGCAGAACAACGCGACCCAGGAGGGCGTGCTGAGCGCCCAGGCGAACGTCCAGCTCGCCCAGGGCTCCCTGACGGAGGCGCAGAGCAGCCTGGAGAGTGCCCGCCTCAACCTCGCCGCCGTCCTGAACCAGAGCCTGACGAGCGTGACGTTCTCCACCCAGCCCGCAGGCACCTTCACCCTGCCCGACCTCAATCCCCTCGTCGCTCACGCCCGCGCGAACACGGTGGACGTGGTCCAGGCGCAGAACAACCTCGCCACCGCGCAGGACACGCTGGAGACGCAGCAGCGCGACCAGCGGTTGCCCGACCTGACGGCGAGCGTGCGCTACGGCCCGGCGGGGAGCGGCGGCCTGAGCGCCAGCCTGGATGTGAAGGAGGGGAACGCGGCCATCGGCTACAGCGTGCCCTTCGGCGCGAGCGGGGGCAACGCCAGCAACCGCGTGGTCGCCAGCATCACCGGCAGCTACGTGGTGTACTCGCCCGCCGCGCGGGCCCAGGTGTCGGCGGCGCAGGCCAACGTCACGCAGGCGCAGCTCACCGTGCAAGTCGCGCAGCAGAACGCCGAACTGGGCGTCCGCACGCTGTACGGCACAGCCCAGACCGACCTGATCGCCCTCCAGGCCAGGCAGACGCAGGTAGAGGTTGCGCAGGCGGCCCTGAACGCCGCGCAGGCCCGCCTGTCGGCCGGGACCGGCACCGCCGACGACGTGACGGCGGCCCAGATTTCGCTCGCCCAGGCGGGGCGGGATCTCGTGCAGGCCCGCGCCACCGTTCAACTCGCCCTGATTCGACTCGTGAATGCCGCCGGAGGCTCCCAGTAA
- a CDS encoding response regulator, with protein MSALILIVEDEPQLAEVLEAYARQEGYRTERAGDGLAALTAYRAAHPDLILLDVMLPGRSGLDVLKTVRADGATPVILVTARAEETDQIVGLELGADDYVVKPFRPREVMARVKAVLRRVSAALDDTERPLRVGPLEVDRRAVVARVNGQPLTLTPTEFRLLAHMAQVPGRAFSREELLAAALPDSDALERVVDAHLASVRRKLDGVRAGELLHTVRGVGYRLEAGA; from the coding sequence ATGAGCGCCCTGATCCTGATTGTCGAGGACGAACCGCAACTGGCGGAGGTGCTGGAGGCCTACGCGCGGCAGGAGGGCTACCGTACCGAGCGGGCGGGCGACGGCCTCGCGGCCCTGACCGCCTACCGCGCCGCCCACCCCGACCTGATCCTGCTCGACGTGATGCTGCCCGGCCGGAGCGGCCTCGACGTTCTCAAAACCGTGCGCGCCGACGGCGCCACCCCCGTCATCCTGGTCACCGCCCGCGCCGAGGAGACCGACCAGATCGTGGGCCTGGAACTCGGCGCCGACGACTACGTGGTCAAGCCCTTCCGCCCACGCGAGGTGATGGCCCGCGTCAAGGCCGTCCTGAGACGGGTGAGCGCCGCCCTGGACGACACCGAGCGCCCGCTGCGGGTGGGGCCGCTGGAGGTGGACCGCCGGGCGGTCGTGGCGCGGGTGAACGGGCAGCCGCTGACGCTGACGCCCACCGAGTTCCGCCTGCTCGCGCACATGGCGCAGGTGCCGGGCCGCGCCTTCAGCCGCGAGGAACTGCTGGCCGCCGCACTGCCCGACAGTGACGCCCTGGAACGGGTGGTGGACGCGCACCTCGCCTCCGTGCGGCGCAAGCTCGACGGGGTGCGGGCCGGGGAGCTGCTGCACACCGTGCGGGGCGTGGGCTACCGCCTGGAGGCGGGCGCTTGA
- a CDS encoding sensor histidine kinase, which translates to MRLPWPRFRPVRWGTPSLAVTLLLAMLLVVGLAVGGMFLFSNLAVKREIARLPPEVQTYLRERQEAERRGEEPPPPPRPPARPSTSTAPGTGAARLDPGDTNPSNRSQGGRGGGGLPAVLNPRNRSFVRDVQTSLIQGGLVAAAVAASLSLLLARRVARPISAVSQAAARLADGDLTSRAPVLRGDREVADLARTFNEMAASLQALEHERQQAVADIAHELRTPIAIMQARLDALEDGVYPLDREQIGLLSGQTQLLTRLVGDLRTLTLADAGRLGLHLEEVDLAEVAGQVVRDLGDRAGRRGVRLTLTADPTPLTADGDRVRQVTANLIENALRHAHSQVTVRVETAPDAVRLHVDDDGPGIPEDLRETVFTRFTRLDESRTRDTGGSGLGLAIVRALAGAHGGQACADASPLGGARFTVTLPHQTG; encoded by the coding sequence TTGAGACTGCCCTGGCCCCGGTTCCGCCCCGTCCGCTGGGGGACGCCGAGCCTGGCGGTGACGCTGCTGCTCGCCATGCTGCTCGTCGTGGGGCTGGCGGTGGGCGGCATGTTCCTGTTCTCTAACCTCGCCGTGAAGCGGGAGATCGCCCGACTGCCCCCGGAAGTCCAGACCTACCTGCGCGAGCGTCAGGAGGCCGAGCGGCGGGGCGAGGAGCCTCCCCCACCCCCTCGTCCCCCGGCCCGGCCCTCGACGAGTACCGCGCCGGGCACGGGTGCGGCCAGGCTCGACCCCGGGGACACCAACCCCTCGAACCGTTCCCAGGGGGGACGCGGCGGCGGCGGCCTTCCCGCCGTCCTCAATCCCCGCAACCGCTCCTTCGTCCGCGACGTGCAGACCAGCCTGATCCAGGGCGGCCTGGTCGCGGCGGCGGTCGCGGCCTCCCTCAGCCTGCTGCTCGCGCGGCGGGTGGCCCGGCCCATCTCGGCGGTGTCGCAGGCGGCGGCGCGGCTGGCCGACGGCGACCTGACTTCCCGCGCGCCCGTGCTGCGGGGGGACCGGGAAGTCGCCGACCTCGCCCGCACCTTCAACGAGATGGCCGCCAGTCTCCAGGCCCTGGAGCACGAGCGCCAGCAGGCCGTCGCCGACATCGCACACGAGCTTCGCACGCCCATCGCCATCATGCAGGCCCGGCTGGACGCGCTGGAGGACGGCGTCTATCCCCTCGACCGGGAGCAGATCGGGTTGTTGAGCGGTCAGACGCAGCTCCTGACCCGCCTGGTGGGCGACCTGCGGACCCTCACGCTCGCCGACGCGGGGCGGCTCGGCCTCCATCTGGAGGAGGTGGACCTCGCCGAGGTGGCGGGGCAGGTCGTGCGGGACCTGGGGGACCGGGCCGGGCGGCGCGGCGTGCGCCTCACCCTGACGGCGGACCCCACGCCCCTCACCGCCGACGGTGACCGGGTGCGGCAGGTCACCGCCAACCTGATCGAGAACGCCCTACGGCACGCCCACAGCCAGGTCACCGTGCGCGTGGAGACGGCCCCCGACGCGGTGAGGCTCCACGTGGACGACGACGGCCCCGGCATCCCCGAGGACCTGCGCGAGACAGTATTCACCCGCTTCACCCGCCTGGACGAAAGCCGCACCCGCGACACGGGCGGCAGCGGCCTGGGACTGGCAATTGTGCGTGCCCTTGCCGGAGCCCATGGCGGCCAGGCCTGCGCCGACGCCTCCCCCCTCGGCGGCGCCCGCTTCACGGTGACGCTGCCGCACCAGACGGGGTGA